One Bacillota bacterium genomic window, GTTTACCAGTTAGACTGCGGCTGGGTTTTAATCGGTCGTCTTGGAGGTCAGCGGTACAAAATCGCTTCGGGGCAGAAGGTTTCCCTTGGCGCGGGGTACGAACTTGGATTGTGGTTTTACCCCGATTATATTTATAACAAGGAAGGCTCCTCCACACGCTCCCAACAACCCTTGAATCCGCGAATGATTTACGTTTTTTACCGACAGGGTCAGCCTTTTGCAAGAGGAATCCTCTCTCCCGGGCAAACCGGCGCTGCCACCTTCGGAGAAATCCAGTTTGAGCGTTATTCGCGTTACACAACCCTCGGGGTTAAAAGAAATCCGCTCCTTGTTTACACCCTGGGCGCTTTTGTCCTTGCCGCCGTCGGCGTGCTTGCGCACCTTATCTGGAACCCGCGAAGGCACCCGGAAGGTCCGGAGTGGATAAAGGAAAAAACACCTGATACGCCATATTAGAAAAGGGGTATTATCTTGCAGTCTCTTGAAAATGACTTTTTCATCGTCGCCTTGATCGGTTATTTCCTTGCCATGGTGATTTTTGTATCATATGCCCGGTCTCAAAGCGCGCGCACGGCTAAACTCGGATTAGCTTTTGCGGGCGGCGGCGCCGTTGCGGAACTGCTTGGACTAACCGTCCGAAGCTTACAGTCGGGCCACTGGCCTTTCGCCAATACCTACGAATTCACGCTGTTGATGGGTCTTGGCATCGCCGCCGCAACGCTTATAGCCGGTACCCGCTTCCATATGCCCGGTATAGGTATCTTCGCCGCACCGTTAATCGTAAGTCTGACGGCCTGCGCCTTTTATATAAGAAAGGCTGCTGAACCCCTGACGCCCGCGCTCCAGAGCTACTGGCTCCAGTTCCACGTAATAACCGCCACCCTGGCTTACGGCGCATTCGGCCTGGCGTTCGCCATGGCTGTGATGTACCTTGTGAAAGACCGGCCCGGGAACCGGGTGCAGGGGCTGCAATGCCTTATTCCGGAGCCCGGCCGTCTCGACCGTTTGATGTACGGAACCATCGTCTTCGGTTTCGCATTTCAAACGCTGGTGCTCATCACCGGGGCGGTGTGGGCGGAGGAGGCCTGGGGCGCCTGGTGGCGGTGGGACCCCAAGGAAACCTGGGCGCTGATAACCTGGCTGGTTTACGCCTTGTACCTCCACGGACGGTCTCGGGGTTCCTGGCGCGGCAGGCGTGCCGCCTGGCTTTCAATACTGGGAT contains:
- the ccsB gene encoding c-type cytochrome biogenesis protein CcsB, with product MQSLENDFFIVALIGYFLAMVIFVSYARSQSARTAKLGLAFAGGGAVAELLGLTVRSLQSGHWPFANTYEFTLLMGLGIAAATLIAGTRFHMPGIGIFAAPLIVSLTACAFYIRKAAEPLTPALQSYWLQFHVITATLAYGAFGLAFAMAVMYLVKDRPGNRVQGLQCLIPEPGRLDRLMYGTIVFGFAFQTLVLITGAVWAEEAWGAWWRWDPKETWALITWLVYALYLHGRSRGSWRGRRAAWLSILGFAAVLFTFFGVTYLLSGPHTKYK